A genomic segment from Falsibacillus pallidus encodes:
- a CDS encoding STAS domain-containing protein: MNQKNRDLHQYIMDSSSEMTNEWLASRGDFGSVYSKNISSHIENRLIEQNRLFIQLVAESFIENKEEATKNILEWAAAVADDRVNTYTAINETLHQFKIFRLIFLDLIERFTEENDQINIADLLSWNRHLQETFDQIIEKFAEQYFKLTATRLSAQQQMIHDLSSPIIPVTEEVGILPIIGDIDTERAKKILESTLEQSAEKNLSQLFIDLSGVPIIDTMVAHQIFQIMSSLKLIGVQSILSGIRPEVAQTAVQLGINFKDVSTHSSLKQALNDHNFLVKKANTL, encoded by the coding sequence ATGAACCAAAAAAATAGAGACTTACATCAATACATTATGGATTCATCAAGCGAAATGACCAATGAGTGGTTAGCATCAAGAGGAGATTTTGGATCTGTCTATTCAAAAAATATATCTTCACATATTGAAAACAGACTGATCGAACAAAACAGACTTTTTATCCAACTCGTAGCAGAAAGCTTCATAGAGAATAAAGAAGAAGCTACAAAAAATATTTTGGAATGGGCGGCAGCGGTGGCTGATGATCGGGTAAACACCTATACAGCCATTAATGAAACCCTGCATCAATTTAAAATATTCAGATTGATATTCCTTGACCTGATTGAACGGTTCACGGAAGAAAATGATCAGATCAATATTGCTGATTTACTCTCATGGAATCGACATCTGCAAGAAACGTTTGATCAGATCATTGAAAAGTTTGCTGAACAGTATTTTAAACTGACGGCTACAAGACTTTCTGCCCAGCAGCAAATGATACATGATCTAAGTTCGCCTATCATCCCTGTGACAGAGGAAGTCGGAATATTGCCGATCATAGGTGACATTGATACCGAAAGAGCAAAAAAAATACTGGAGTCCACATTGGAACAAAGTGCCGAAAAAAATTTGTCCCAGTTATTTATAGATCTTTCAGGTGTACCTATCATCGATACAATGGTAGCGCACCAAATCTTTCAAATCATGAGCTCCTTGAAATTAATCGGAGTCCAATCAATCCTGTCAGGCATACGTCCTGAAGTTGCACAGACCGCAGTACAATTGGGGATTAACTTTAAGGATGTTTCGACCCACAGCAGCTTAAAGCAAGCTTTGAACGATCACAATTTTCTAGTCAAAAAGGCAAATACATTGTAG
- a CDS encoding acyl-CoA dehydrogenase family protein: MNFQQTKTEDERMALMEELSRRFLERSYMYDTNDEFPHENMSDLKNSGYTALTVPKKYGGMEITLTEMLQLQEKIAEGDGSTALAIGWHMGIIKNLGEKTSWEDDMLELVFHQALNGSLINAAATEPSTGSPTRGGKPETTAEMHSDGWVLNGRKTFTSLAPALDYIIVSASIANSEEVGNFLVPRASEGVSIEETWDSIAMKGTGSHDLVLQNVQIPLKYHVDNRNKGKKGPEGWLLHIPACYLGIAQAAENYAISFAKEYSPNSIEGTISDLPNVQQKIGEMELKLMNARTYLYAAAKKWDESGESDRSEMLPVLGAAKHIVTNAAMEIVDLAMRVVGARSLSAKNPLQRYYRDVRAGLHNPPMDDMTIQLLANTALNRNK; this comes from the coding sequence ATGAATTTTCAACAAACCAAAACGGAAGATGAACGCATGGCATTAATGGAAGAATTAAGCAGGCGTTTCTTGGAACGATCTTATATGTATGATACAAACGATGAGTTCCCACATGAAAATATGTCCGATTTGAAAAATTCAGGCTACACCGCACTCACAGTCCCTAAAAAATATGGGGGAATGGAAATCACATTAACGGAAATGCTTCAACTGCAAGAAAAGATAGCAGAGGGTGATGGATCGACTGCTCTGGCGATTGGATGGCACATGGGCATCATCAAAAATCTTGGTGAAAAAACAAGCTGGGAAGATGACATGCTCGAACTTGTTTTCCATCAAGCATTGAATGGTTCCCTGATCAATGCTGCGGCCACTGAACCGAGTACGGGCAGTCCGACTAGAGGCGGTAAGCCGGAGACCACGGCAGAAATGCATAGTGATGGATGGGTGCTGAATGGACGAAAAACGTTTACCAGTCTCGCGCCTGCATTGGACTATATCATTGTCAGTGCTTCCATTGCCAATTCAGAAGAGGTCGGCAATTTCCTTGTTCCAAGGGCTTCTGAAGGAGTCAGCATTGAAGAGACATGGGACAGTATTGCGATGAAGGGAACAGGAAGCCATGACCTCGTCCTTCAAAACGTTCAGATCCCGCTCAAGTATCATGTGGATAATCGCAATAAAGGAAAAAAAGGACCTGAAGGCTGGCTGCTTCACATTCCTGCATGTTATCTCGGTATTGCTCAGGCAGCTGAAAACTATGCCATTTCATTTGCCAAGGAATATTCGCCAAACAGTATTGAAGGAACCATTTCCGATTTGCCTAATGTTCAGCAGAAAATCGGTGAAATGGAGCTTAAATTGATGAATGCTAGGACATATCTGTATGCAGCTGCGAAGAAGTGGGACGAATCAGGAGAATCCGACCGAAGTGAGATGCTTCCTGTACTGGGAGCTGCAAAACATATCGTCACAAATGCTGCTATGGAAATTGTAGATTTAGCCATGAGAGTCGTTGGTGCCAGAAGCCTCTCTGCTAAAAATCCCCTTCAAAGGTACTACCGGGATGTCAGGGCAGGACTTCATAATCCACCGATGGATGATATGACCATTCAATTGTTGGCAAATACCGCACTTAACAGAAATAAATGA
- a CDS encoding VPS10 domain-containing protein → MNRIIKWSIFMAAAVLMATLITGCSFWPGEEASSSDNGKVQENHDNSHVEDKQSSTDDTSGQNSGDSQSRQDEKNTNGESDSKSGSDTDTLPPPADTQSNNDNVQIEEVTALRMIDTSSGWIGGKGYIARSDDNGANWQIQYQGEQTVEQIFALNGKHVWAVFSSDGDTPDRKRLLKSTDGGKHWQPVGRMPADGFLHFTSVNDAFVSNYRSTDGGKTWSKLKMPKNAVGETYFHDQKNGWAVVQEDKKILIKKTTDSGTTWKGTYSGPYEDELQSSIIRSMGENDAWVELIGGTGMTQTSYSLFHTTDSGKNWRKVLANSTAGGGPAPGVEEPHNEIPKNTGSKPGPLYVVNKDIAFQGGNCPACEVPNTVGWTKDGGKTWINGKTQLQGYGESLLAMADGDHGWWIINDNENGPVLYATSNGGMNWSKMRVFSKK, encoded by the coding sequence ATGAATAGAATTATAAAATGGTCGATTTTTATGGCGGCAGCTGTATTGATGGCAACACTCATCACAGGCTGCAGTTTTTGGCCAGGAGAAGAAGCTTCCTCAAGTGACAATGGGAAGGTTCAGGAAAACCATGATAATAGCCATGTTGAAGATAAACAATCGTCAACTGATGATACGAGTGGACAAAATTCGGGTGACTCACAAAGCCGGCAGGATGAAAAGAATACGAATGGAGAATCTGATTCTAAATCTGGTTCAGATACCGATACACTTCCTCCACCGGCTGATACACAATCAAATAATGACAATGTACAAATTGAAGAAGTTACGGCTTTGCGCATGATTGACACATCTTCTGGATGGATCGGAGGTAAAGGTTATATAGCCCGGTCCGATGATAACGGGGCAAATTGGCAGATTCAATACCAAGGGGAACAAACCGTCGAACAGATTTTTGCATTGAACGGCAAACACGTTTGGGCGGTTTTTTCGAGTGATGGAGATACGCCAGACAGGAAGAGATTATTAAAATCAACTGATGGAGGGAAGCATTGGCAGCCTGTTGGCAGGATGCCTGCTGATGGATTCCTCCATTTCACTTCCGTAAATGATGCATTTGTATCCAATTACCGTTCAACTGATGGCGGGAAGACTTGGAGCAAGTTGAAAATGCCTAAAAATGCTGTAGGTGAAACATACTTCCATGATCAGAAAAATGGCTGGGCAGTTGTCCAGGAAGATAAGAAAATCTTAATTAAGAAAACGACTGATAGCGGAACAACCTGGAAGGGAACATACTCAGGACCATACGAAGATGAACTTCAATCGAGCATCATTCGATCAATGGGGGAAAACGATGCATGGGTGGAATTGATTGGCGGCACTGGTATGACACAGACTTCTTATAGTCTCTTTCATACAACAGATTCCGGAAAGAACTGGCGTAAGGTACTTGCTAATTCGACTGCTGGAGGCGGGCCAGCCCCAGGTGTGGAAGAACCGCATAATGAAATACCTAAGAATACCGGTTCAAAACCTGGACCACTATATGTTGTGAATAAGGATATCGCATTCCAGGGAGGCAATTGTCCGGCGTGTGAAGTGCCAAATACTGTAGGCTGGACCAAGGATGGAGGCAAGACCTGGATAAACGGGAAGACACAACTCCAAGGATATGGAGAAAGCCTGCTTGCTATGGCGGATGGGGATCATGGGTGGTGGATCATAAATGATAATGAGAATGGTCCTGTACTTTATGCAACCTCAAATGGCGGAATGAATTGGAGTAAAATGAGAGTCTTTTCTAAAAAATAG
- a CDS encoding efflux RND transporter permease subunit produces the protein MIKSVIQFSMKNTVALLLMVFLVVGGGIYSLQQINIEKYPNVDIPYLTVVIPYPGASPEQSTRDIGEPLERELMNIDGVKNVYTDGGANAVYETLEFNLDVKMKDAEQLVRSAIDKVKLPDTAGNPELIKQGPDADPAVYTLGIYSKGDNEKLQSYVKDKVVPKLESIEGFSKVDVGGIEDKNVFIRLIPEKLTKYGLTLEDVKRTIEANNFTVPTGDIKSENEVLPVRVSKELTSLEEIKNIKLFLKPSQPGQLPVIDLNKVAEVSYESQNVTDFTRINGKEGVRFAVSVEGGANVVGIVDEIKKKMKNVELPEGYKLVTLRDQSVEIKESVYTMLREALLGAGMAVLVTLLFLRNIRSTLIAIISIPLSILASFTVLNMLGYTLNIMTLAGIAVAVGRVVDDSIVVIENVFRRVRASKEPSAKLVEQSTREVAAAITSSTITTVAVFLPMAFVPGIVGNFFAPLAWTIVISLVFSLIVAITIVPLLSRIFLLKVKPKEHKETGIQRIYRKSIGWSLRHRLITMAAALILLIATAAIIGPKLGTTFLPQEESRDFDVNITMDKGTDPNLTSDAANKVEEILLDTEGIGLVSTSVNGQYERASITFHVKDSITDVDALVKSLRNSFKSIKEPQEISVTALGGLAGGAESQYVMVVKGSDFEEIKSASTKMVQAIKEIPGMADVHSSLEGDKPEISLEMDDKKLAEHGLMAGMVGKNLRDMLNGDVVTSIEMDNEKTDVTLGLKMGAISSLEKLGEQKILNVMGEPVALKEIGTLKKVKNRDVITHLNGNEYVMVYGQITDAKTGEVTKNADKAIEDLALPKSVTYYKEGASAAMDEGFKNMGIAIGVSVLLVYMTLVIAFGEGKGPFVILFAIPFSLIGALLGLFIVGEPIGMPAMIGLLMLNGIVVTNAIVLVDKVKQNEKRGMPKHAALLDAGVIRLRPILMTAIATIGALIPMAVSAHAGIVSSSLAVVVIGGLTTSTLLTLFIVPVLYSLFHPVKKLKKQKKDLQSQAG, from the coding sequence ATGATCAAGTCAGTTATTCAATTTAGTATGAAAAACACAGTAGCATTATTGTTGATGGTATTTTTGGTTGTGGGAGGAGGCATCTATTCTCTTCAGCAAATCAATATTGAAAAATATCCAAATGTAGATATCCCTTATCTAACAGTGGTGATTCCATATCCAGGTGCTTCACCTGAGCAATCAACCAGGGATATAGGAGAACCACTGGAAAGAGAATTAATGAATATTGATGGTGTAAAGAATGTGTACACTGATGGAGGAGCGAATGCAGTCTACGAAACATTGGAGTTCAATTTAGATGTAAAAATGAAAGATGCTGAACAACTTGTCCGCTCAGCAATTGATAAAGTAAAGCTGCCTGATACTGCCGGGAACCCAGAATTGATCAAACAGGGGCCAGATGCAGACCCTGCAGTATATACACTTGGAATATATTCAAAAGGCGATAATGAGAAATTGCAAAGTTATGTGAAAGATAAAGTTGTACCTAAACTGGAATCGATTGAGGGATTCAGTAAAGTAGATGTTGGCGGGATAGAAGATAAAAATGTCTTTATTCGGCTGATTCCTGAGAAATTAACCAAATACGGATTGACACTTGAGGATGTTAAAAGGACGATTGAAGCTAACAATTTTACAGTTCCTACAGGAGATATCAAAAGTGAAAATGAGGTTCTTCCGGTTCGAGTCAGCAAAGAACTTACATCTCTGGAGGAAATCAAAAATATCAAACTGTTCCTAAAACCTTCTCAGCCTGGACAATTACCGGTCATTGACTTGAACAAAGTGGCTGAAGTATCTTACGAAAGCCAAAACGTGACTGATTTCACAAGAATCAATGGAAAAGAAGGAGTTCGATTTGCCGTTTCAGTGGAAGGCGGGGCAAATGTTGTTGGTATCGTAGATGAAATAAAAAAGAAAATGAAGAATGTTGAACTTCCTGAAGGCTATAAGCTGGTTACTTTGAGGGATCAATCCGTAGAAATTAAGGAATCAGTTTATACCATGTTAAGGGAAGCCCTTCTTGGAGCAGGCATGGCCGTTCTTGTAACACTACTGTTCCTGCGCAACATCCGTTCAACATTGATTGCCATCATTTCAATCCCTTTATCCATTTTGGCTTCATTCACGGTGTTGAATATGCTGGGATATACATTGAATATCATGACATTGGCAGGGATTGCCGTTGCGGTCGGAAGGGTAGTAGATGACTCGATAGTGGTCATTGAAAATGTTTTCAGAAGGGTCAGGGCTTCCAAAGAACCTTCCGCAAAGTTAGTTGAACAATCTACAAGGGAAGTGGCTGCAGCCATCACTTCTTCAACAATAACAACTGTTGCTGTTTTTCTTCCGATGGCTTTTGTTCCAGGAATCGTCGGGAATTTCTTTGCACCACTTGCCTGGACTATAGTCATTTCATTGGTGTTTTCATTAATCGTGGCGATAACGATTGTCCCGCTGCTGTCCAGAATATTTTTATTGAAGGTGAAACCTAAAGAGCATAAAGAAACTGGGATACAGCGTATTTACCGCAAAAGTATTGGCTGGTCCCTTCGCCACCGTTTAATCACCATGGCTGCAGCCTTGATCCTGTTGATTGCCACTGCAGCAATCATCGGACCTAAATTGGGAACAACATTTTTACCACAGGAAGAATCACGTGATTTTGACGTAAATATTACAATGGATAAAGGCACAGATCCTAACCTTACAAGTGATGCAGCCAACAAGGTTGAAGAGATTTTATTGGATACTGAAGGAATTGGTCTAGTAAGCACGAGTGTCAATGGACAATATGAAAGAGCTTCAATTACTTTTCATGTGAAAGATAGCATCACTGATGTGGATGCTCTGGTAAAAAGTTTGCGGAATTCCTTTAAATCCATTAAGGAACCACAGGAGATTTCAGTGACAGCTTTAGGCGGTCTGGCTGGTGGAGCAGAATCGCAATATGTCATGGTTGTTAAGGGATCTGACTTTGAAGAAATAAAATCAGCAAGCACCAAGATGGTTCAAGCAATAAAAGAAATCCCAGGAATGGCTGATGTTCATTCCTCATTAGAAGGGGATAAACCCGAGATCAGCCTTGAAATGGACGACAAAAAACTTGCAGAACATGGTTTGATGGCCGGCATGGTAGGAAAGAACCTTCGCGATATGTTGAATGGTGATGTCGTGACTTCAATTGAGATGGATAATGAGAAAACGGATGTCACCTTGGGGTTGAAAATGGGAGCCATATCCTCATTGGAAAAACTCGGTGAGCAAAAAATCCTGAATGTCATGGGAGAGCCAGTTGCATTGAAAGAAATCGGCACCTTAAAAAAGGTGAAGAATCGTGATGTGATCACCCATCTGAATGGAAACGAATATGTCATGGTTTATGGACAGATTACGGATGCAAAGACTGGTGAGGTCACAAAGAACGCCGATAAAGCGATAGAAGATTTAGCACTTCCAAAAAGCGTCACCTATTATAAGGAAGGTGCATCCGCTGCGATGGATGAGGGATTCAAGAATATGGGCATAGCCATAGGAGTCAGTGTATTGCTTGTATATATGACTCTTGTAATTGCATTTGGTGAAGGAAAAGGACCATTTGTCATCCTATTTGCCATTCCGTTCTCTCTCATTGGTGCTTTACTTGGTTTATTCATTGTAGGTGAACCAATAGGAATGCCTGCTATGATTGGACTTCTTATGTTGAATGGAATTGTTGTGACCAATGCCATCGTATTAGTGGATAAGGTGAAGCAAAATGAAAAACGCGGTATGCCGAAGCATGCAGCGCTATTGGATGCCGGGGTCATTAGACTTCGCCCGATCTTGATGACTGCTATCGCCACCATTGGAGCACTTATTCCGATGGCCGTTTCTGCACACGCAGGCATCGTTTCCTCGTCACTCGCAGTAGTGGTCATAGGAGGGCTTACTACATCCACATTATTGACACTTTTCATTGTTCCGGTATTATACAGCCTTTTCCATCCGGTGAAAAAGTTAAAAAAACAGAAGAAAGATCTTCAATCACAAGCTGGATGA
- the mraY gene encoding phospho-N-acetylmuramoyl-pentapeptide-transferase — protein sequence MIEHLAPAILAFLCVLALSPVLIKTLKTYNLTQPIRSELPSDHQLKKGTPLMTGSIFLIGVLIALLFNDTILMYFLAAVFILFSLIGFADDFWKASKQDPGGISGKSKLVFQFGFTIFLLLFLALEMNLESTIHITQHISIQLPGMIYIAVMTLFIVGSANAINFTDGMDGLLGMVSIPTYFFFFLISDKPEVKLFSLIMIACIAGFLIFNLYPAKAFMGDTGSLALGGSLSFLAVIEKVEILIPLLFFVYLAEQLSVIIQVVVYKRTKKRIFRMTPIHYHYGLKYGWSENMIVTVFSIVSWTTVILAYLYWKIFLL from the coding sequence TTGATAGAACATTTGGCCCCAGCTATTCTGGCATTCCTTTGTGTCCTTGCCCTGTCACCGGTATTGATTAAAACACTTAAGACATATAATCTCACCCAGCCCATACGAAGCGAACTTCCATCTGACCATCAATTAAAGAAGGGGACGCCCCTCATGACTGGAAGCATCTTCCTCATTGGAGTGCTGATTGCCTTGCTTTTCAATGATACGATTTTGATGTATTTCCTTGCAGCTGTATTCATACTTTTTAGTTTGATAGGGTTTGCAGATGATTTTTGGAAAGCCTCCAAACAGGACCCGGGCGGCATTTCTGGAAAATCAAAGCTTGTGTTCCAGTTTGGATTCACTATTTTCCTTCTGCTCTTTTTAGCACTTGAAATGAACTTGGAAAGTACCATTCACATTACTCAGCATATTTCCATCCAGCTTCCAGGAATGATCTATATTGCGGTGATGACCCTTTTCATCGTCGGTTCTGCCAACGCTATCAACTTTACAGATGGTATGGATGGTCTGCTTGGGATGGTTTCCATTCCGACCTATTTTTTCTTTTTCCTAATCTCGGACAAGCCGGAAGTCAAACTGTTCAGCCTCATCATGATTGCCTGTATTGCAGGATTTCTCATTTTTAACCTTTATCCCGCAAAGGCATTCATGGGCGACACAGGTTCATTGGCTTTAGGGGGATCGCTCTCATTCTTAGCCGTTATTGAAAAAGTAGAAATACTCATTCCCCTTCTCTTTTTCGTCTACTTGGCAGAACAGCTGTCGGTCATCATTCAAGTAGTCGTCTACAAAAGAACAAAGAAAAGAATCTTCAGGATGACTCCAATCCATTATCACTACGGATTGAAATACGGCTGGAGCGAAAATATGATCGTAACAGTGTTTTCAATCGTATCATGGACTACCGTGATTCTGGCATACCTGTATTGGAAAATATTTTTACTTTGA
- a CDS encoding YciI family protein: MLIVELDFNHPIESNELIREQHNLFLKKYYENKTFMTSGPKHSNTGGIIVAGNISREQLEVILKEDPYWQNGIAQYRIIEFSSTIVSSDLGVFFQEEIS; the protein is encoded by the coding sequence TTGTTGATTGTTGAACTCGATTTCAATCATCCAATAGAAAGCAACGAACTAATCCGTGAACAGCATAACCTATTCTTGAAAAAATACTATGAAAACAAAACATTTATGACTTCCGGTCCAAAACACTCCAACACAGGTGGGATCATTGTTGCCGGTAATATATCGCGAGAGCAGCTTGAAGTAATATTAAAAGAAGATCCTTATTGGCAAAATGGAATTGCCCAATATCGAATCATAGAATTTTCATCCACGATTGTCTCATCCGACCTTGGTGTTTTCTTTCAAGAAGAAATAAGTTAG
- a CDS encoding HAD family hydrolase, whose product MIKAVIFDLYETLITEWENGEQKYTKRLIDIGMNESLFNKEWSKRREERMNGTFPDFYSCMEDIFNKNGIVPDKLLLEKHFNERVKAKEKAFENSDQNVLDMLGKLKKRGLKIGLISNCSPEEVAAWAGSPIAAFVDEAIFSYQTGYAKPDLEIYQLACKKMGVEPSECIFIGDNGSDELNGAKKAGMHPFHAKWFSKHWNNEKYSDYQAINEPKEILDLLFMSAEKGESI is encoded by the coding sequence ATGATAAAAGCGGTAATTTTTGATTTATATGAAACGCTGATCACAGAATGGGAAAACGGTGAGCAGAAATACACTAAAAGACTTATAGATATAGGGATGAATGAATCCCTTTTTAACAAGGAATGGTCGAAGAGACGAGAAGAACGAATGAATGGGACGTTTCCGGATTTCTATTCGTGCATGGAGGATATTTTCAATAAGAATGGAATTGTTCCGGACAAGCTGTTATTAGAAAAACATTTCAATGAGCGGGTAAAGGCGAAAGAGAAGGCTTTTGAAAATTCGGATCAGAATGTATTAGATATGTTGGGGAAGTTAAAAAAACGCGGACTCAAGATTGGTCTCATCAGCAATTGCTCCCCAGAAGAAGTCGCAGCATGGGCAGGAAGTCCAATAGCAGCTTTTGTTGATGAAGCGATTTTTTCATACCAGACAGGCTATGCCAAGCCAGATTTAGAGATTTACCAGCTGGCGTGCAAGAAAATGGGAGTTGAGCCTTCAGAGTGTATATTCATTGGGGACAATGGGTCTGACGAATTGAACGGGGCCAAAAAGGCGGGAATGCATCCTTTTCATGCAAAATGGTTCAGTAAGCACTGGAATAATGAAAAATATTCCGATTATCAGGCCATAAACGAACCAAAAGAAATACTTGACCTTCTTTTTATGTCGGCGGAAAAAGGTGAATCTATTTAA
- a CDS encoding GNAT family N-acetyltransferase: MIFPTLETERLKLVEITMDYLEDYFSIMSYDEVTKYYGMNSLTDKEDAERIISSFGVNFQDKRGIRWGIVLKENNRFIGTVGLNALQIHNKRCEVGYEIHPDTWKKGYTSEAVKKVLEYCFEDLMLYRVGAVTFMENEPSFKLLLKLGFQKEGVLRGYLYQNEISHDAFIFSMTNPDWNKMKI, translated from the coding sequence ATGATTTTTCCAACATTAGAAACTGAACGCCTGAAATTGGTAGAGATAACAATGGATTATCTAGAAGATTACTTTTCAATCATGTCATATGATGAGGTAACAAAATACTACGGAATGAATTCCTTGACCGACAAAGAAGATGCTGAAAGAATCATTTCTTCTTTTGGAGTCAATTTTCAGGATAAGAGGGGAATCCGTTGGGGAATCGTACTGAAAGAGAATAACCGTTTCATTGGGACAGTGGGATTGAATGCTCTGCAAATCCACAATAAACGGTGCGAAGTAGGCTATGAAATCCACCCCGACACATGGAAGAAAGGCTATACCAGCGAGGCTGTAAAAAAAGTGCTGGAATATTGCTTTGAAGACTTGATGCTTTACCGTGTAGGGGCAGTAACATTCATGGAAAATGAACCATCGTTTAAACTGCTTCTAAAGCTTGGGTTTCAAAAAGAAGGTGTATTGAGGGGCTATTTATACCAAAATGAAATCTCCCATGATGCGTTTATTTTCTCCATGACTAATCCCGACTGGAATAAAATGAAAATTTAG
- a CDS encoding ABC-F family ATP-binding cassette domain-containing protein translates to MSIVTVEKLTHYFGDKLVFKDINFRLLRHERVGLVGPNGAGKSTLLKVLTGTILPDDGSVRWLPNVNFGHLEQHIDLTEGINIRQYLRRAFQHLYEAESEMLQLSNEMGEYTPDELERALMRYSTLQELLYQESFYLIDTNIDEICNGLGITPLGMDRDVSELSGGQRTKLLLAKLLLEQPDVLLLDEPTNYLDTGHIEWLKEYLKSYPHSFILISHDTSFLNEVVNVIYHLEFKQLTRYIGNYQSFIEAYEFRKQQTLTNYVRQQQEIEKLETYIQKNKVRASTSKQAKSREKKLQKIDRIEKPDSLPTPRFSFKVAKRPVGIIAKVRDMEVGYSEALLPPISFELKRGAKVAITGHNGIGKSTMLKTLLGEIEPINGCISYGENVIPAYFAQEWNTTSTQTPIDYIWALHEDMTQKEVRQALARCGLKTEHIFQPLASLSGGEQTRVRLCDLMLKDSNWIILDEPTNHLDVQAKDSLSEAVAKYEGTVIVVSHEPEFYHNWATDVWDLEQLRE, encoded by the coding sequence ATGAGCATTGTCACTGTTGAAAAATTAACGCATTATTTTGGAGATAAATTAGTCTTTAAAGATATTAACTTTCGTCTGCTTCGGCACGAAAGGGTTGGATTGGTCGGTCCAAACGGCGCTGGAAAATCAACGCTGTTAAAAGTGTTGACTGGAACGATCCTGCCGGATGACGGATCTGTCCGGTGGCTTCCGAATGTCAACTTTGGACATTTGGAGCAGCATATTGATTTAACAGAAGGAATCAATATCCGCCAATATTTGAGAAGAGCATTTCAGCATCTGTATGAGGCAGAATCAGAAATGCTCCAATTGTCGAATGAGATGGGGGAATATACACCGGATGAACTAGAGCGGGCATTGATGCGCTACTCGACGCTTCAGGAACTTCTTTATCAGGAAAGCTTTTATCTGATCGACACAAACATCGATGAAATTTGCAATGGACTCGGAATAACACCATTGGGAATGGATAGAGATGTAAGCGAATTGAGCGGGGGGCAGCGGACTAAGCTGCTTCTCGCCAAGCTATTGCTTGAACAGCCGGATGTCCTGCTGCTTGATGAACCAACCAACTACTTGGATACTGGACATATTGAATGGCTGAAGGAGTATTTGAAATCCTACCCGCATTCCTTCATTTTGATATCACACGATACTTCTTTTTTAAATGAAGTAGTGAACGTCATCTATCATTTGGAATTCAAACAGTTAACGAGGTATATCGGCAACTATCAGAGCTTTATCGAAGCCTACGAATTCCGTAAACAGCAGACATTGACAAATTATGTGAGACAGCAGCAGGAAATTGAAAAATTAGAAACCTATATTCAAAAAAACAAAGTGAGGGCTTCGACTTCCAAGCAGGCGAAGTCGAGGGAGAAAAAACTTCAAAAGATCGATAGAATTGAAAAACCTGATTCCCTGCCAACGCCAAGATTTTCTTTTAAGGTTGCCAAAAGGCCTGTAGGGATTATCGCTAAAGTAAGAGATATGGAAGTAGGATATTCAGAGGCGCTGCTGCCGCCTATTTCATTTGAATTAAAGCGTGGAGCAAAAGTGGCGATAACCGGCCATAATGGAATCGGAAAATCAACGATGCTCAAAACACTTCTTGGCGAAATCGAACCTATAAATGGATGCATCTCGTATGGAGAAAATGTCATTCCAGCGTATTTTGCGCAGGAATGGAATACGACTTCAACACAGACCCCGATTGACTATATATGGGCGCTGCATGAGGACATGACGCAAAAAGAGGTGCGCCAGGCACTGGCGAGATGCGGGTTGAAGACCGAGCATATCTTCCAGCCGCTTGCTTCTTTGAGCGGTGGCGAACAGACTAGGGTGAGACTGTGTGATCTCATGCTGAAAGACAGCAATTGGATCATTCTTGATGAGCCGACGAATCATTTAGATGTGCAGGCGAAAGATTCGCTTTCAGAAGCCGTTGCTAAATATGAGGGAACAGTCATTGTAGTTTCACATGAACCTGAGTTTTATCACAATTGGGCTACAGATGTTTGGGATCTCGAGCAGCTGCGCGAATAA